In a single window of the Patescibacteria group bacterium genome:
- the rplK gene encoding 50S ribosomal protein L11 has product MKKVKAIIKLQIPAGKANPAPPVGTALGPQGINIGEFCQRFNEATKDKGDSLIPVEITIYEDRSYEFKLKTPPASDLLRKAAGIEKGSGEPNRKKVGKVTRAQIKEIAEIKMPDLNTNDLEAAMRMIEGTARNMGIEIVD; this is encoded by the coding sequence ATGAAAAAAGTAAAAGCTATTATTAAACTTCAAATACCAGCAGGAAAAGCCAACCCAGCACCACCAGTTGGTACTGCTTTAGGTCCTCAAGGTATCAATATTGGTGAATTTTGTCAGCGCTTTAATGAAGCAACTAAAGATAAAGGCGACAGTCTTATTCCTGTTGAAATTACCATTTACGAAGATAGAAGTTATGAGTTTAAATTAAAAACTCCACCAGCTTCTGATCTTTTAAGAAAAGCTGCTGGTATTGAAAAAGGTTCAGGCGAACCAAACAGAAAGAAAGTAGGGAAGGTAACACGGGCACAAATTAAAGAAATTGCCGAGATTAAAATGCCAGATTTAAACACAAATGATTTAGAGGCAGCAATGAGAATGATTGAGGGAACAGCGCGGAATATGGGTATAGAAATTGTTGATTAA
- the nusG gene encoding transcription termination/antitermination protein NusG — protein MPKQQSNERGWYAIHTYAGYEDAVARYLKQRIETLDMHDKIFNVIVPKEKKIKIKGGKRYVVEEKIYPGYVLVEMILTDDSWYVVRNTPRVSGFIGADATKPSPLSDEEVQSLLKRMNVEEPKYKVDFQIGDTVKITDGPFKDFDGKIKEIDEATAKVKVLVSIFGRETPVELDFLQVKKI, from the coding sequence ATGCCAAAACAACAATCTAATGAAAGAGGGTGGTATGCCATCCATACTTATGCAGGATACGAAGACGCCGTGGCGCGTTATTTGAAGCAAAGAATTGAAACATTGGATATGCACGATAAAATTTTTAATGTGATTGTTCCCAAAGAAAAGAAAATAAAAATTAAAGGAGGAAAACGTTATGTTGTGGAAGAAAAAATTTATCCCGGTTATGTTTTGGTAGAAATGATTTTGACTGATGATTCATGGTATGTCGTGCGCAATACACCGCGTGTGTCCGGATTTATTGGTGCCGATGCCACCAAGCCATCTCCATTATCCGACGAAGAGGTGCAATCACTTTTAAAACGAATGAATGTAGAAGAGCCGAAATATAAGGTTGATTTTCAAATAGGGGACACGGTAAAAATTACCGATGGGCCATTTAAAGATTTTGATGGGAAGATTAAAGAAATTGACGAGGCAACGGCTAAAGTGAAAGTTTTAGTTTCTATTTTTGGTCGTGAAACCCCAGTCGAACTAGACTTTTTACAAGTTAAAAAAATTTAA
- the secE gene encoding preprotein translocase subunit SecE, translated as MLAKFKTYIKEVKNEFKHVNWLTKNQAIKYTLIVIGLSLIMAIFLGLWDFLFTGLLSRFILKS; from the coding sequence ATGTTGGCTAAATTTAAAACTTATATTAAAGAAGTAAAAAATGAATTTAAACACGTTAATTGGTTAACTAAAAACCAAGCGATAAAATATACTTTAATTGTCATTGGTCTTTCTTTGATTATGGCGATATTTTTGGGTCTTTGGGACTTTCTTTTTACAGGATTACTTAGCCGATTTATTTTAAAATCTTAA
- the gyrB gene encoding DNA topoisomerase (ATP-hydrolyzing) subunit B encodes MPKKKNQKTEENKNQQTENKQDIAIEKPTSYEAKDIFVLEGLEPVRKRPGMYIGSTGIDGLHHLIYEVVDNAIDEAMAGFARNVEVRLGDNHRVSVQDDGRGIPVDIHPQTKKSSLETVMTMLHAGAKFGGASYKVSGGLHGVGVSVVNALSRYLRAEVYRDGNKYYQEYSQGKVKSKVIKAGKTDITGTTVIFEPDPEIFGGKTGKMPDYDFKRLADHLREQAYLTKGVRVRLVDMREGKENIADFYFEGGVISFIKYLIEEEKPIQENIFYVSKTYDKILVEAAFCYTEDINSSELSFANNIRTPEGGMHLTGFRTALTRVLNDWARKEEYIKEGEEGLTGDDAREGISAIISVKLPEPQFEGQTKAKLGNPEARAAVDAVVSEALKEFLEKNPNDAKRIIEKCILAAKARKAAKAAKEMVLRKGLLEGLSLPGKLTDCSTRHPEEAELFIVEGDSAGGSAKQGRDRRFQAILPIKGKILNVEKSRLNKIMESKEVKSIIIALGTAIAEEFNIEKLRYHKIIIMTDADVDGSHICSLLLTLFFRFLPEVIERGHLYIAQPPLYRIQKGKEIHYAYSDQQKEEILKKLKGTEGVNIQRYKGLGEMNPEQLWETTMNPETRILKQVTIEDAEEADKIFTILMGDEVAPRKHFIQVHAKTVRNLDI; translated from the coding sequence ATGCCAAAGAAAAAAAATCAAAAAACCGAGGAAAATAAAAATCAGCAAACAGAAAATAAACAAGATATAGCCATTGAAAAACCGACATCCTATGAAGCCAAGGATATTTTTGTTTTGGAGGGATTAGAGCCGGTTAGAAAAAGACCAGGCATGTATATTGGTTCAACGGGTATTGATGGGTTACACCATTTGATTTATGAAGTGGTTGATAATGCGATTGATGAGGCAATGGCTGGTTTTGCTAGGAATGTTGAGGTGCGTTTAGGCGACAATCATCGTGTTTCTGTTCAAGATGATGGTCGCGGTATTCCAGTTGATATTCATCCTCAAACTAAAAAATCATCTTTGGAAACGGTAATGACAATGCTCCATGCTGGCGCTAAATTTGGCGGCGCTTCTTATAAAGTTTCTGGCGGCCTTCATGGTGTTGGCGTTTCTGTTGTTAATGCCTTATCTCGTTATTTAAGAGCAGAAGTTTATCGCGACGGCAATAAATACTATCAAGAATATTCGCAGGGCAAGGTTAAAAGTAAAGTAATAAAAGCTGGCAAAACTGATATAACAGGTACCACAGTTATTTTTGAACCGGACCCAGAAATTTTCGGAGGGAAAACAGGAAAAATGCCCGATTATGATTTCAAACGCCTAGCAGACCACTTACGCGAACAGGCCTATTTAACAAAAGGCGTGAGAGTACGATTGGTTGATATGCGCGAAGGAAAAGAAAACATTGCTGATTTTTATTTTGAAGGAGGTGTCATTTCATTTATTAAATATCTTATTGAAGAAGAGAAACCAATTCAGGAAAATATTTTTTATGTTAGCAAAACTTATGACAAAATTTTAGTAGAAGCGGCATTTTGTTATACAGAAGATATTAATTCAAGCGAGCTTTCTTTTGCTAACAATATTCGAACACCAGAAGGCGGAATGCATTTAACTGGTTTTCGCACAGCATTAACGCGTGTTTTAAATGATTGGGCACGAAAAGAAGAGTATATTAAAGAAGGGGAGGAGGGCCTAACAGGTGATGATGCGCGAGAGGGAATTTCAGCAATTATTTCTGTAAAATTACCCGAGCCACAATTTGAAGGACAAACAAAAGCAAAATTAGGTAATCCTGAAGCGCGCGCAGCAGTTGATGCTGTAGTGAGCGAAGCACTTAAAGAATTTTTAGAAAAAAATCCCAATGACGCCAAACGAATTATTGAAAAATGTATTTTAGCAGCAAAAGCTCGTAAAGCTGCAAAAGCAGCTAAAGAAATGGTTTTGCGCAAGGGTCTATTGGAAGGGTTAAGCTTACCTGGTAAATTAACTGATTGTTCAACGCGTCACCCAGAGGAAGCCGAGCTTTTTATTGTTGAAGGTGATTCTGCTGGCGGTTCAGCCAAACAAGGTCGCGATCGTCGCTTTCAGGCAATTTTGCCGATTAAAGGAAAAATTTTAAATGTTGAAAAATCGCGATTGAATAAAATAATGGAATCAAAAGAGGTGAAATCCATTATTATTGCTTTAGGAACAGCCATTGCTGAAGAGTTTAATATAGAAAAATTGAGATACCATAAAATAATTATTATGACCGATGCGGATGTTGACGGTTCTCATATTTGTTCATTACTTTTAACCCTGTTTTTTAGATTTTTGCCTGAGGTGATTGAAAGGGGTCATTTGTATATCGCTCAACCGCCGCTTTACCGCATTCAAAAAGGCAAAGAAATCCATTATGCTTATTCTGATCAACAAAAGGAAGAAATTTTAAAGAAATTAAAAGGCACAGAGGGAGTAAACATTCAACGCTATAAAGGCTTGGGAGAAATGAACCCCGAACAATTATGGGAGACGACTATGAATCCCGAAACGCGTATTTTAAAACAAGTTACAATTGAAGACGCCGAAGAGGCTGATAAAATATTCACTATTTTAATGGGAGACGAAGTAGCGCCTAGAAAACACTTTATTCAAGTCCATGCTAAAACCGTCCGCAATCTTGACATTTAA
- the aspS gene encoding aspartate--tRNA ligase — MERTFIKNLTQKIGQEVLIKGWVDTRRDHGKLIFIDLRDKTGFVQVVFLPNSEIYNQAKELRSEWVVEIIGKVNQRPKGMENPKIETGYIEIEAKGLNILNQSKTLPIAIDKEGFEIGEEHRLKYRYLDLRRQRLQKNLRARHDIILLMRNYLHEKGFVEIETPILTKSTPEGARDYVVPSRLHHGKFYALPQSPQQYKQLLMVAGFERYFQIARCFRDEDTRGDRQPEFTQLDIEMSFPTQEEILGLIEDLYLKIVKELFPEKILTFSNFPRLSYQEVMEKYNSDKPDLRKDKNNPNELAFAFVVNFPMFEWKETEKRWDAVHHPFTKTQNPNNLPPDEFVKYLEKNPGEALAHQYDVVLNGYEIGGGSIREHNPFILQKVFEIMGNKPEEIKEKFGHILEAFEYGVPPHGGIAMGIDRLVMILMNEPSIREVIAFPKTGDGRDLMMNAPSEIDKTQLKELGIEIKK, encoded by the coding sequence ATGGAGAGAACATTTATTAAGAATTTAACGCAAAAAATTGGTCAAGAAGTTTTAATTAAGGGATGGGTTGATACTCGTCGCGATCACGGCAAATTAATTTTTATTGATTTGCGTGATAAAACAGGTTTTGTTCAAGTAGTTTTTTTGCCCAATAGCGAAATTTATAATCAGGCTAAAGAATTAAGAAGCGAATGGGTGGTAGAAATTATTGGAAAGGTTAATCAACGGCCAAAAGGAATGGAAAATCCTAAAATCGAGACGGGTTATATTGAGATTGAGGCCAAAGGTTTAAATATTCTTAATCAAAGCAAAACTCTGCCAATCGCCATCGATAAGGAAGGGTTTGAAATAGGGGAGGAACATCGGTTGAAATATCGCTATTTGGATTTAAGACGACAACGATTACAAAAAAATTTAAGAGCAAGGCATGATATTATTTTGTTAATGCGCAATTACTTACACGAAAAAGGTTTTGTTGAGATTGAAACTCCAATTTTAACAAAATCAACTCCCGAGGGGGCCCGCGATTATGTAGTGCCATCCCGATTGCATCACGGGAAATTTTATGCTTTGCCGCAATCACCCCAACAGTATAAACAATTATTAATGGTTGCTGGTTTTGAAAGATACTTTCAGATTGCCAGATGTTTTCGCGATGAAGACACGCGCGGCGATCGCCAACCCGAATTTACTCAATTAGATATAGAAATGAGTTTTCCTACCCAGGAAGAAATTTTAGGTTTAATCGAAGATTTATATTTGAAAATTGTTAAAGAATTATTCCCTGAAAAAATCCTAACTTTTTCCAACTTTCCACGTCTTTCCTATCAAGAAGTAATGGAAAAATATAACAGCGATAAACCAGATTTAAGAAAAGATAAAAATAATCCTAATGAATTGGCTTTTGCTTTTGTAGTTAATTTCCCGATGTTTGAGTGGAAAGAAACGGAAAAAAGGTGGGATGCTGTTCATCATCCATTTACTAAAACACAAAACCCGAATAATTTACCTCCTGATGAATTTGTAAAATATTTAGAAAAAAATCCAGGTGAGGCACTAGCTCATCAATACGATGTAGTTTTAAATGGTTATGAAATTGGCGGCGGTTCGATTAGAGAACATAATCCTTTTATCCTTCAAAAAGTTTTTGAAATAATGGGCAATAAACCAGAGGAAATTAAGGAAAAATTTGGTCATATTTTAGAGGCTTTTGAATATGGCGTTCCGCCACATGGCGGTATTGCAATGGGCATTGATAGGTTGGTAATGATTCTAATGAATGAGCCAAGCATTCGTGAGGTTATTGCTTTCCCCAAAACGGGAGACGGCAGAGATTTAATGATGAATGCGCCTTCTGAAATTGATAAAACTCAATTGAAGGAATTGGGAATAGAAATTAAAAAGTAG
- a CDS encoding DNA recombination protein RmuC — translation MTTLLVINFILLILGLGAIVTALIILFRRLNKGKETDTALILLQNQINKINETLDLKLSESGQVLQRQFSESAKLIKEITQELTRVGEGQKQVFDLAKQLEQLQDILKNPKQRGILGEYYLEVTLKNFLPPTAYQLQYQLGKDEENKKLIVDAAIFVKDKIIPVDSKFSLENYNRLISETNPQRREELEKAVCNDLKTRINETAKYIQPKKGTTDFAFMFIPSEALYYDLLINKVGSLDSNTRDLIEYAAREKKVIIVSATTFAAYLQTVLQGLRAFQIEESAREIIKKVEELRKHLANYELYMQKLGNNLSTTVNTYSTAYKEFNKIDRDILKISGEGFLKNDIQVIAPPEIEEK, via the coding sequence ATGACAACTTTATTAGTCATTAATTTTATTCTTTTAATTTTAGGGTTGGGAGCTATTGTTACAGCTTTAATTATTTTGTTTCGGCGCCTAAATAAAGGAAAAGAAACAGATACAGCACTTATTTTACTTCAAAACCAAATTAATAAAATCAATGAAACATTAGATTTAAAGCTTTCCGAATCTGGTCAAGTACTTCAAAGGCAATTTAGCGAAAGCGCTAAATTAATAAAAGAAATTACACAGGAATTGACGAGGGTGGGCGAGGGGCAAAAACAAGTTTTTGATTTGGCAAAGCAATTAGAACAACTTCAAGATATTTTGAAAAATCCAAAACAACGTGGCATTTTAGGAGAATACTATTTGGAAGTTACTTTAAAAAACTTTTTACCACCAACAGCCTATCAGCTTCAATATCAGTTAGGGAAAGATGAGGAAAATAAAAAATTGATTGTTGATGCCGCTATTTTTGTTAAAGACAAAATTATTCCAGTTGATTCCAAATTTTCTTTAGAGAACTACAATCGGCTTATTTCTGAAACCAATCCGCAAAGGCGCGAAGAATTGGAAAAAGCAGTCTGTAATGATTTAAAAACAAGGATTAATGAAACAGCAAAATATATTCAACCAAAAAAAGGCACAACGGACTTTGCCTTTATGTTTATTCCTTCTGAAGCGCTTTATTATGATTTGCTTATAAATAAAGTAGGCAGCTTAGATTCCAATACTCGTGATTTAATTGAATATGCGGCTCGGGAGAAAAAGGTTATTATTGTTTCAGCTACTACATTTGCCGCTTATTTACAAACAGTACTTCAGGGTTTAAGAGCTTTTCAAATTGAAGAATCAGCGCGGGAAATTATCAAAAAAGTCGAAGAGCTTAGAAAACATCTGGCAAATTATGAATTATATATGCAAAAATTAGGGAATAATCTTTCCACGACCGTTAACACATATTCCACTGCTTACAAAGAATTTAATAAAATTGATAGAGATATTTTAAAAATTTCGGGCGAAGGATTTTTAAAAAATGATATTCAAGTTATTGCTCCGCCCGAAATTGAAGAAAAATAA
- a CDS encoding D-alanine--D-alanine ligase gives MKIALTYNLRKTKKITKNKKVIENIDFDDPKTILGIKKALQQLGYKVFLIEADEKAYFKFYRLRKKIDLVFNYSEGLYGKDREAQIPAMLEMLQIPYTGGSPLSYAIGLNKVKTKEILAYHQIPTPKWQVFKNNNEQLDKKLKFPLLAKPQSEGSSKGIFAKNLVNNEKELRKIVRELLKKFKQPVLVEEFLNGREFTVGVLGCPPKILPIIEVRFDELPRGVPKFDHFEAKWLYDNPKFKADPLICPAPISQKLQKEIEKIVLRAFDVLELADWARFDIRLDKNNTPNILEVNCPAGLNPDPKENSRFPRAARVAGLNFSQLLNGIIKSAVKRLKIKLKK, from the coding sequence ATGAAAATAGCTCTAACATATAATTTACGCAAAACAAAAAAAATTACCAAAAATAAAAAAGTTATTGAAAATATCGATTTTGATGACCCCAAAACGATTTTAGGAATTAAAAAAGCTCTCCAGCAATTGGGGTATAAAGTTTTTTTAATTGAAGCTGATGAAAAAGCATATTTTAAATTTTATCGTTTAAGAAAAAAGATTGACTTAGTTTTTAATTATAGTGAAGGACTTTATGGTAAAGACAGAGAAGCGCAGATTCCAGCAATGCTGGAGATGCTTCAAATTCCTTATACAGGCGGCTCACCATTGAGTTATGCAATAGGATTAAATAAAGTAAAAACAAAAGAAATTTTAGCTTATCATCAAATTCCAACGCCAAAATGGCAAGTTTTTAAAAACAATAATGAACAATTAGATAAAAAATTAAAATTTCCGCTTTTAGCCAAGCCGCAGTCTGAGGGTTCAAGTAAGGGGATTTTTGCTAAGAATTTGGTGAATAATGAAAAAGAATTAAGAAAAATTGTTAGAGAATTATTAAAAAAATTTAAACAACCTGTTTTGGTAGAAGAATTTTTAAATGGTCGCGAATTTACCGTAGGCGTTTTGGGTTGTCCACCAAAAATTTTACCCATTATTGAGGTTAGATTTGATGAGCTTCCAAGAGGTGTGCCGAAATTTGACCATTTTGAAGCAAAATGGCTTTACGATAATCCAAAATTTAAAGCTGACCCTTTAATTTGTCCTGCGCCGATTAGTCAAAAACTTCAAAAAGAAATTGAAAAAATTGTTTTAAGGGCTTTTGATGTTTTAGAGTTGGCAGATTGGGCGCGCTTTGATATCCGGTTAGATAAAAATAATACCCCCAATATTTTAGAAGTTAATTGTCCAGCAGGATTAAACCCAGATCCAAAAGAAAATTCTCGTTTCCCTCGTGCTGCTCGAGTGGCTGGTTTAAACTTTTCTCAATTATTAAATGGGATAATAAAATCAGCTGTTAAACGATTAAAAATTAAATTAAAAAAATAG
- the dnaJ gene encoding molecular chaperone DnaJ, with amino-acid sequence MEKDYYKILGVDKNASQEEIKKAYRKLAHKYHPDKAGGDEQKFKEINEAYQVLSDENKRKQYDQFGRVFEGAGAQGPWGFDFAQGFGPGVNFDFSAFDFDDDLGDFFSNIFGGFNPKKRKKVQYGSDIRLVIEISLEEAAKGLKKEIEYQTLVKCEHCKGLGYEPGSGFKTCPTCNGKGEIKEVKQSFFGSFSRIKVCPECLGEGKIAEKSCPICQGHGRLKGMKKVILNIEPGINNGQIIRVAGAGEDGEKNGPAGDLYVEIQIHPHPLFKREGADLIYETTISVIDAILGKEIEVPTIYGKKLLVKIPAGIEHGKILRVRNKGLPYFGRHGYGDLLIRVKIKIPKKLSAKAKKLLDELKSELE; translated from the coding sequence ATGGAAAAAGACTATTATAAAATTTTAGGCGTTGATAAAAACGCTTCTCAAGAGGAAATTAAAAAAGCTTATCGCAAACTCGCTCATAAATATCACCCCGATAAAGCTGGGGGCGATGAGCAGAAATTTAAAGAAATTAATGAAGCCTACCAAGTTTTATCTGATGAAAATAAGAGAAAACAATATGATCAGTTTGGGCGAGTTTTTGAAGGTGCTGGCGCTCAAGGGCCTTGGGGTTTTGATTTTGCTCAGGGATTTGGCCCGGGTGTAAATTTTGATTTTTCGGCTTTCGATTTTGACGATGATTTAGGAGATTTTTTTAGTAATATTTTCGGCGGATTTAATCCTAAAAAAAGAAAAAAAGTTCAATATGGTTCGGATATCCGTCTGGTTATAGAGATTTCTTTAGAAGAAGCGGCAAAGGGATTAAAAAAAGAAATTGAGTATCAGACGCTTGTTAAATGTGAACATTGTAAAGGATTAGGTTATGAACCTGGTTCTGGTTTTAAGACCTGTCCCACTTGTAATGGTAAAGGCGAAATTAAAGAAGTAAAACAAAGTTTTTTTGGTTCCTTTTCTCGCATTAAAGTTTGTCCAGAATGTTTAGGCGAAGGAAAAATAGCAGAAAAAAGTTGTCCTATTTGTCAGGGTCACGGACGTCTTAAAGGAATGAAAAAAGTCATTTTAAATATTGAACCAGGCATTAATAATGGTCAGATTATTCGAGTAGCTGGCGCTGGAGAAGATGGCGAGAAAAATGGTCCGGCGGGTGATTTATATGTTGAAATTCAAATTCATCCCCACCCACTTTTCAAACGCGAGGGCGCGGATTTAATTTATGAAACAACCATTTCTGTTATTGATGCGATTTTGGGTAAAGAAATTGAAGTCCCAACAATTTATGGAAAAAAATTATTAGTAAAAATTCCTGCTGGCATTGAGCATGGTAAAATTTTAAGAGTTCGCAACAAAGGTTTGCCGTATTTTGGTCGGCATGGCTATGGCGATTTGTTAATTCGTGTTAAAATAAAAATACCGAAGAAGCTTTCCGCCAAAGCCAAAAAATTATTAGACGAGTTAAAAAGCGAATTAGAATAA
- the dnaK gene encoding molecular chaperone DnaK, which yields MGKILGIDLGTTNSAMAIIEAGQPKIIENKEGMRTTPSIVAIAKNGERLVGVLAKRQAITNPQNTIFSIKRLIGRKYTDPEVQRDKKWLPYEIRESASGGVEVKMGDKWHRPEEISAMILQKLKLDAEEKLGEKIEEAIITVPAYFDDSQRQATKNAGEIAGFKVRRILNEPTAAALAYGLNKKKNERVVVYDFGGGTFDISVLEVSEDTIEVLVTGGDTHLGGDDFDQRIINYFVDEFKKKEGIDLSKDSLALQRLKEAAERAKHELSTVLETEVNLPFITSDASGPKHFEMKLTRAKLEELVKDYIDRSIELVKKTLAEKNLKVTDIDEVILVGGQTRMPAMQEAVKNLFGKEPHKGINPDEVVAMGAAVEAGVLQGEVRDILLLDVTPLSLGIETLGGVFTKIIEKNTTVPVAKTQIFSTATDNQTSVEIHVLQGEREMAADNKTLARFILDGIPPAPRGVPQIEVTFDIDANGILKVIARDKATGKEQSVRIEASTGLSKEEIERMKKEAEMHLEEDRKKKELAEAKNQAENLIYVSEKTLREGGDKVSSEERKEIEEKINDLKDAIKNDDINRIKTATQNLSLAIQKIGAKMYQGGQGDNQSSNQQNNDNPQDAEFKEQ from the coding sequence ATGGGGAAAATTTTAGGAATTGATTTGGGCACAACCAACTCCGCAATGGCTATTATTGAAGCTGGCCAACCAAAAATTATCGAAAATAAAGAGGGGATGCGGACAACCCCTTCAATAGTTGCTATTGCTAAAAATGGTGAAAGATTGGTTGGAGTTTTGGCCAAACGCCAAGCTATTACTAATCCGCAAAACACCATTTTTTCAATTAAAAGATTAATTGGTCGCAAATATACTGATCCAGAGGTACAAAGAGATAAGAAATGGTTGCCATACGAAATTCGCGAATCAGCAAGCGGCGGTGTTGAGGTAAAAATGGGCGACAAATGGCATCGTCCAGAAGAAATTTCTGCCATGATTTTACAAAAACTTAAGTTAGATGCTGAAGAAAAATTGGGTGAAAAAATAGAGGAAGCAATTATTACTGTTCCAGCTTATTTTGATGACAGTCAGAGACAGGCGACAAAAAATGCAGGTGAAATTGCTGGCTTTAAAGTAAGAAGAATTTTAAACGAACCAACAGCCGCTGCTTTGGCGTACGGATTAAATAAGAAAAAGAATGAAAGAGTAGTGGTCTATGATTTTGGCGGAGGCACTTTTGATATTTCTGTTTTGGAGGTGTCAGAAGATACTATTGAAGTATTGGTGACGGGTGGTGATACACATTTAGGCGGCGATGATTTTGATCAAAGAATTATTAATTATTTTGTTGATGAATTTAAGAAGAAAGAAGGAATTGATTTATCAAAAGATTCTTTGGCGCTCCAACGATTAAAAGAAGCTGCCGAACGTGCCAAACACGAATTATCAACAGTTTTAGAAACAGAAGTTAATTTGCCGTTTATTACTTCAGACGCTTCTGGGCCCAAACATTTTGAAATGAAATTAACTCGGGCCAAATTAGAAGAATTAGTTAAAGATTATATTGATCGTTCAATAGAATTAGTTAAAAAAACTTTAGCTGAAAAAAATTTAAAAGTAACAGATATTGATGAAGTAATTTTAGTTGGTGGTCAGACAAGAATGCCAGCAATGCAGGAAGCGGTGAAAAATTTATTCGGCAAAGAACCGCACAAAGGAATTAATCCTGATGAAGTAGTGGCGATGGGTGCAGCTGTTGAAGCAGGAGTACTCCAAGGCGAGGTGAGGGATATTTTACTTTTGGATGTTACGCCTCTATCTTTGGGTATTGAAACATTAGGCGGTGTCTTTACTAAAATAATTGAGAAAAATACAACAGTGCCGGTTGCCAAAACCCAAATTTTTTCTACCGCCACTGATAATCAAACATCAGTTGAAATTCATGTGCTGCAGGGAGAAAGAGAAATGGCGGCAGATAATAAAACTTTAGCGCGTTTCATTTTAGACGGCATTCCTCCAGCGCCGCGTGGCGTGCCTCAAATTGAAGTAACTTTTGATATTGATGCTAATGGTATTTTAAAGGTAATTGCTCGCGATAAGGCAACAGGCAAAGAACAATCTGTTCGTATTGAAGCCTCGACTGGTTTAAGTAAAGAGGAGATTGAACGAATGAAAAAAGAGGCAGAAATGCATTTAGAGGAAGACAGGAAAAAGAAAGAATTGGCCGAAGCAAAAAATCAGGCAGAAAACTTGATTTATGTTTCTGAAAAAACTTTGCGAGAAGGGGGTGATAAAGTTAGTAGTGAAGAAAGAAAAGAAATCGAAGAGAAAATTAATGATTTGAAAGATGCCATTAAAAACGATGATATTAATCGTATAAAAACTGCTACTCAAAATCTTTCTTTGGCAATTCAAAAAATTGGTGCTAAAATGTATCAAGGAGGTCAGGGGGATAATCAATCCAGCAACCAGCAAAATAATGATAATCCCCAAGACGCCGAATTTAAAGAACAATAA
- a CDS encoding nucleotide exchange factor GrpE — protein MPEEKDKNKKEIEQTEKADLEKELESIKEKLGECEKLKEEYLNGWQRERANFLNYQKEINKKMEEIVRFANEELIIELLNVLDSFDISINSLNIEGLTENEQKIVRGLELIQAQLLNILKLKGLEQISVKPGDDFNPTIHEAMEIVNGEEDGKIAEEIIKGYKLNGKLIRPAKVKIFKKVSN, from the coding sequence ATGCCAGAAGAAAAAGATAAAAATAAAAAAGAAATTGAACAAACAGAAAAGGCCGATTTGGAAAAAGAGCTAGAATCAATAAAAGAAAAATTAGGAGAATGCGAAAAATTGAAGGAAGAATATTTAAACGGTTGGCAAAGAGAAAGAGCAAATTTTCTTAATTATCAGAAAGAGATAAACAAAAAAATGGAGGAAATTGTACGATTCGCCAATGAAGAATTAATAATTGAGTTGTTAAATGTTTTAGATAGTTTTGATATCTCCATTAATTCATTAAATATTGAAGGTCTAACCGAAAATGAGCAAAAAATTGTTCGCGGATTAGAACTGATTCAGGCACAATTATTAAACATTCTGAAACTTAAAGGATTAGAACAAATTTCTGTTAAACCTGGCGATGATTTTAATCCGACCATTCACGAGGCAATGGAGATAGTGAATGGAGAGGAGGATGGCAAAATAGCAGAGGAAATTATTAAGGGCTATAAGTTGAACGGCAAATTAATTAGACCGGCAAAAGTCAAAATTTTTAAAAAAGTAAGTAATTAA